One Megalops cyprinoides isolate fMegCyp1 chromosome 17, fMegCyp1.pri, whole genome shotgun sequence DNA window includes the following coding sequences:
- the akap12b gene encoding A-kinase anchor protein 12b isoform X1 has translation MGASVSARQDVKTEEDATTEEQNAEVNEVQEEEDVDAKLLQKNGQISSLNGSADDQTGEFNGQTEETVLAEVGQTDATSVSQKEDGPETMEVLQEEVAPQVNGEKEEKETPSADEVTAAEEKAAEEKATSANEVGFKKIFRFVGFKFTLKKDKNEKVEPVQLLTVKKEEEGEASGLEVAEESKEEVAAEEAEAVEEAEPVEEEKATEAQETTEPTAEAVTEDLPTEQVNGDTTEQVPEAAEATEATEEAIPEKETEAPAEAPAIPVAQETQSPLRRFFTQGIFSNLRRRTSVKKPKEEEPPKEKAVEEDLKETDETAEAPAEDKGEKTEEETVPEPAQEQATVPEEAAIEAEPAVEAAVPAIEVAIPEVVEKVEDEVKVEVKVEEEVPPTIAEEVTEVTETQPSEATDDIKPTEEKVEEVVEEGQAAVDEVPAVATEPEILSSQEKNKIQGSPLKKLFTGSGLKKISAKKQKGKKEAEAKITESGEQVTEQLQSSTESAEGVKAESPASSPEESGEHAVGEPSQAEAAQETEGDAATSDLERKKEGILPWASFKKLVTPKKRVKRPSESEDETVEKAKSATLSSTDSAALAEKPEEPKPTEEEQKIEVSTEEPKKKMDTSVSWEALICVGSAKKRARKTSDSDDEAPRIEEEAQQSGEEQAKPAESPLGSSQEADHEHLTSSPEQAGSPSEGEGVSTWESLKRFVTPRRKTKAEDKTEESTGVATTEQVSSDSEIPKEESSFSLKKLIPGRKKKKSEAKQDQVSSDEAGKDVGSVEEDSDTPAVVPLSEYDSVEPEQVEATPKEEAVTETKAAETTAAEESKPEPEPEAVKPKDVAPVATGDERSPSFISPAAVEDIQETTECTTKHQQLSDIPEEGDTVATLKSTAEDVSRDDTIAEDIVELASEVKQAAEVSVAEETTEMVSAVSRLTESPGTSGETTPVPGEDEAKETEVVLQEVVEAVNVTPNVLSVTMTDVEPEAVTVSVSPQLVESPTTVEPAVLVPHQKSEVTAICTGLESQEIESVEEEKPLETVIESITEVTEAVSTEVLVEDRTEKPEAAESAEDKVCEVEVQEIKTEFLEPEPAVEPEEIPQEVGAEGEMVTEVQEQLPLENAVEEVVQMGEVKEEQEAELVNEIQEVTAVNVAVVNTMQGEAEHVEEVVVAENSPKIETEGPVETTTEEAICAQPVQVTEVSTLEGEKVQEVEDVKESSAEVELAPVEEVVEGVKEEMTTTMPEPPTAETSEIQETPVAVVAPAAEFPVAKETVCIINPLSESIQSEVAELKDEAVMERVPSIQVTDHEIQVEVKDVDTPSAEAVIEANIEAASINISTIVEEVCEKVEAVEEEVQTAQVTEVEAIEEHSTVIVQTIIQNVAENLSKMAKESEPVEKETPDTPAQEELKAGETEKDVAEAPTQPAVAETEEEVKEKSEADAASEEAKLPAATEQPPKQIQEAIQVLEVIPVEQTQTLEIEEIQQESISVESKDESKQEVEEKIQEEVEKEEGKTDAEDKEEGQEKTEKAEAKTAPLEDATSEEKSEESESKVEKDSQGQEETPQPEVPKDTEPPQVEEAITDAKTDSEPPAVTQTEELQVPVEVTEAKTEESSQTEKAEVAEIPTTDTDVQKQAEINAQEVQIIEGQQIETAADLTVATETVTAVDDAVPAVQDQKPTVPQTPTEEPQISIPPSAEEAVKETEQVQQEDMKVQEEQVENTKVSSEEIVKEEGKTDAEDKVEGQEKTEKAEAETAPLEDATSEEKSEESESKVEKDSQGQEETPQPEVPKDTEPPQVEEAITDAKTDSEPPAVTQTAESQVPVEVTEAKTEESSQTEKAEVAEIPTTESDVQKQAEINAQEVQIIQGQKIETAVEFTVEKVPGVDDAAPQIPTGEPTPAEVAVNETAKSEDTQKPVTEEVVSREPPVEDHTSKEPKEKDTSTEQVQTSAPAEPKAEEKATEQTATENATNVIVEDVKCKEVTSPATTTEATEKAVNEDQ, from the coding sequence TTGGTCAGACGGACGCAACGTCCGTGTCCCAGAAGGAGGACGGTCCAGAGACAATGGAGGTGCTCCAGGAGGAAGTTGCCCCTCAGgtaaatggagaaaaagaggagaaggagacacCCAGTGCGGATGAGGTGACAGCGGCGGAAGAGAAAGCAGCTGAGGAGAAAGCTACCAGTGCCAATGAAGTGGGCTTCAAGAAAATCTTCAGATTTGTTGGCTTCAAGTTCACGCTGAAGAAAGACAAGAATGAAAAGGTAGAGCCGGTGCAGCTGCTGACggtgaaaaaggaagaagagggTGAGGCGAGTGGCTTGGAGGTAGCAGAGGAATCCAAGGAGGAGGTTGCTGCAGAGGAGGCTGAGGCGGTTGAGGAGGCAGAGCCAGTAGAAGAGGAGAAGGCAACAGAGGCACAAGAGACCACAGAACCCACCGCAGAAGCTGTGACTGAAGACCTCCCCACTGAGCAAGTTAATGGAGACACTACAGAACAGGTTCCAGAGGCAGCAGAGGCAACAGAAGCCACCGAAGAAGCCATCcctgagaaagagacagaggcccCAGCTGAGGCCCCAGCCATCCCTGTTGCCCAGGAAACACAGTCGCCACTGAGGAGGTTCTTCACACAGGGCATTTTCTCCAATCTGCGCAGGAGGACAAGCGTCAAAAAGCCCAAAGAAGAAGAGCCACCTAAGGAGAAAGCAGTTGAGGAAGACTTGAAGGAAACAGATGAAACAGCAGAAGCCCCCGCTGAAGACAAAGGTGAAAAAACTGAGGAAGAGACTGTACCTGAACCTGCACAGGAACAGGCCACCGTACCTGAGGAGGCTGCCATAGAAGCAGAGCCTGCCGTAGAAGCAGCAGTACCTGCTATCGAAGTAGCCATACCTGAGGTTGTGGAAAAAGTAGAGGATGAGGTAAAAGTTGAAGTCAAGGTGGAAGAGGAAGTCCCTCCAACTATTGCAGAGGAGGTCACTGAGGTCACTGAAACGCAGCCATCTGAAGCTACCGATGACATCAAACCCACAGAAGAGAAAGTAGAAGAGGTTGTTGAAGAGGGGCAGGCAGCTGTTGATGAAGTTCCAGCTGTTGCAACTGAGCCTGAAATCCTGTCTtcccaagaaaaaaacaaaatccaagGAAGTCCATTAAAGAAACTATTCACAGGGTCTGGCTTGAAGAAAATCTCTGCCAAGAagcagaaaggaaagaaagaagcagaggCAAAAATAACAGAATCTGGAGAGCAGGTAACTGAGCAGCTTCAGTCATCCACAGAATCAGCAGAAGGTGTGAAAGCAGAAAGCCCTGCTTCATCTCCAGAAGAATCAGGTGAGCATGCTGTTGGGGAGCCTTCCCAAGCAGAGGCAGCCCAAGAAACTGAGGGGGATGCAGCTACCTCAGATCTTGAGCGAAAGAAGGAGGGTATTCTGCCCTGGGCTTCTTTCAAGAAACTGGTTACACCAAAGAAACGTGTGAAAAGGCCTTCTGAGAGTGAGGATGAGACTGTTGAAAAAGCTAAGTCTGCAACCCTGTCCTCCACAGACAGTGCAGCCCTTGCAGAGAAACCAGAAGAGCCAAAACCCActgaggaggagcagaagatAGAAGTAAGCACCGAAGAGCccaaaaagaaaatggacaCGTCTGTATCCTGGGAGGCACTGATCTGTGTGGGGTCTGCCAAAAAGAGAGCGAGAAAAACATCTGACTCTGATGACGAGGCACCCAGGATTGAGGAGGAAGCCCAGCAGTCAGGAGAGGAACAAGCCAAACCAGCCGAATCACCACTTGGAAGCTCCCAAGAGGCAGACCATGAGCATTTGACATCTTCCCCAGAACAAGCCGGGAGCCCCtctgagggagaaggagtgTCCACCTGGGAATCCCTCAAAAGATTTGTCACTCCACGCAGGAAGACCAAAGCCGAGGACAAGACCGAGGAGTCAACTGGAGTCGCCACCACTGAACAAGTGTCCTCAGACAGCGAAATTCCCAAGGAAGAGTCTTCGTTTTCCCTAAAGAAGCTGATCCCTGGACGTAAAAAGAAGAAGTCAGAAGCTAAGCAAGACCAGGTTTCCTCTGACGAGGCAGGTAAAGATGTTGGATCGGTCGAGGAAGACTCAGACACGCCTGCTGTAGTTCCATTGTCTGAGTATGACTCTGTTGAGCCAGAGCAGGTAGAAGCCACACCAAAAGAGGAAGCAGTAACTGAGACAAAGGCAGCTGAAACCACTGCGGCAGAAGAATCAAAGCCAGAACCAGAGCCTGAGGCAGTGAAGCCAAAAGATGTGGCTCCTGTTGCTACTGGTGATGAAAGATCGCCATCATTCATCTCTCCCGCGGCTGTAGAGGACATTCAGGAGACAACAGAATGCACAACTAAACATCAGCAGCTGAGTGACATCCCAGAAGAAGGGGATACTGTTGCCACACTCAAATCTACTGCTGAAGATGTTTCTAGAGATGACACCATCGCTGAGGACATTGTGGAGTTGGCATCAGAGGTGAAACAAGCAGCTGAAGTGTCCGTCGCAgaagaaacaacagaaatggtTTCCGCTGTCTCCCGGCTAACAGAATCCCCCGGTACATCTGGAGAAACCACACCAGTGCCAGGAGAGGATGAGGCAAAAGAGACAGAGGTGGTGCTGCAAGAAGTTGTGGAAGCTGTTAATGTGACGCCAAATGTCTTGTCTGTGACCATGACAGATGTTGAGCCTGAAGCAgtcactgtttctgtgtctccaCAACTAGTGGAGTCACCCACAACAGTGGAACCAGCAGTGTTGGTACCACATCAAAAGTCAGAGGTCACTGCTATCTGCACAGGCCTTGAATCTCAGGAGATTGAGTCTGTGGAGGAGGAAAAGCCTCTGGAGACTGTCATTGAAAGCATCACTGAGGTCACTGAAGCCGTATCTACAGAAGTGCTGGTAGAAGATAGGACTGAGAAACCTGAGGCGGCAGAATCTGCTGAGGACAAAGTCTGTGAGGTTGAAGTACAAGAGATCAAAACAGAATTCCTTGAACCAGAGCCAGCAGTTGAGCCAGAGGAGATTCCACAAGAAGtgggagcagagggggagaTGGTCACTGAAGTACAGGAGCAACTGCCTTTAGAAAATGCAGTGGAGGAAGTTGTGCAAATGGGTGAGGTTAAAGAGGAACAAGAAGCAGAATTAGTGAATGAGATACAAGAGGTCACAGCAGTTAATGTAGCAGTAGTCAATACCATGCAAGGTGAGGCTGAACATGTTGAAGAAGTAGTAGTAGCAGAAAACTCACCAAAGATTGAGACTGAGGGTCCAGTAGAAACCACAACAGAAGAGGCTATCTGTGCCCAGCCTGTGCAGGTCACTGAGGTGTCCACTTTGGAAGGTGAAAAAGTGCAAGAAGTTGAAGATGTAAAGGAGTCCTCTGCTGAGGTAGAGCTCGCACCAGTGGAAGAGGTGGTTGAGGGTGTGAAAGAGGAAATGACTACCACCATgcctgaacccccaacagctgaAACATCAGAGATCCAGGAAACTCCAGTTGCTGTGGTGGCACCTGCTGCTGAATTTCCAGTGGCCAAAGAAACAGTGTGTATTATTAACCCCCTCTCTGAATCAATTCAGTCTGAAGTAGCAGAGCTCAAGGATGAAGCTGTAATGGAGAGAGTTCCATCAATACAAGTCACTGATCATGAAATCCAAGTTGAAGTGAAGGATGTCGACACGCCGTCTGCAGAAGCGGTTATTGAAGCAAATATTGAAGCAGCTTCAATTAACATCAGCACCATTGTTGAGGAAGTCTGTGAGAAGGTGGAGGCAGTTGAAGAAGAGGTGCAGACAGCGCAGGTGACAGAAGTAGAGGCCATTGaagagcacagcacagtcatTGTCCAGACCATCATCCAGAATGTAGCCGAAAACCTCTCCAAAATGGCGAAGGAATCAGAACCAGTGGAAAAAGAAACGCCAGACACCCCAGCCCAGGAAGAATTAAAGGCgggtgagacagagaaggaTGTGGCAGAGGCACCCACACAACCAGCCGTtgcagagacagaagaggaggTAAAAGAAAAGTCAGAAGCTGATGCAGCATCAGAGGAAGCAAAATTACCAGCTGCCACTGAGCAACCCCCAAAACAAATTCAAGAGGCTATACAGGTCCTTGAAGTGATTCCAGTTGAGCAAACACAGACTCTTGAAATTGAAGAGATTCAACAGGAGTCAATCTCTGTGGAAAGTAAGGATGAGAGCAAGCAAGAAGTTGAAGAGAAAATACAAGAAGAAGTAGAGAAAGAAGAAGGGAAAACAGATGCTGAAGACAAGGAGGAGGGTCAGGAAAAGACGGAGAAGGCAGAGGCCAAGACGGCACCACTGGAGGATGCCACTAGTGAGGAGAAAAGTGAGGAAAGTGAGAGTAAAGTAGAGAAAGACTCACAGGGACAAGAAGAGACACCACAGCCAGAGGTTCCCAAAGACACAGAACCACCTCAAGTTGAGGAAGCAATCACTGATGCTAAGACTGATTCAGAGCCACCAGCTGTAACTCAGACTGAAGAGTTACAAGTCCCTGTAGAAGTAACCGAAGCCAAAACGGAAGAAAGCAGCCAAACGGAAAAAGCGGAAGTGGCAGAGATTCCAACAACTGACACAGATGTACAAAAGCAGGCAGAAATTAATGCACAAGAAGTACAGATAATTGAAGGGCAGCAGATTGAGACAGCAGCGGACCTTACTGTTGCCACTGAAACAGTAACTGCGGTTGATgatgctgttcctgctgttcaGGATCAAAAACCAACTGTTCCTCAGACACCCACTGAAGAACCTCAGATAAGCATACCACCATCTGCTGAAGAGGCAGTAAAAGAAACTGAACAAGTACAACAAGAGGACATGAAAGTTCAGGAAGAGCAGGTAGAAAATACAAAAGTGAGCTCAGAAGAGATAGTCAAGGAAGAAGGGAAAACGGATGCTGAAGACAAGGTGGAGGGTcaggaaaagacagagaaggcaGAGGCCGAGACGGCACCACTGGAGGATGCCACTAGTGAGGAGAAAAGTGAGGAAAGTGAGAGTAAAGTAGAGAAAGACTCACAGGGACAAGAAGAGACGCCACAGCCAGAGGTTCCCAAAGACACAGAACCACCTCAAGTTGAGGAAGCAATCACTGATGCTAAGACTGATTCAGAGCCACCAGCTGTAACTCAGACTGCAGAGTCACAAGTCCCTGTAGAAGTAACCGAAGCCAAAACGGAAGAAAGCAGCCAAACGGAAAAAGCGGAAGTGGCAGAGATTCCAACAACTGAATCAGATGTACAAAAGCAGGCAGAAATTAATGCACAAGAGGTACAGATAATTCAAGGCCAAAAGATTGAGACAGCGGTTGAATTTACAGTTGAAAAAGTACCTGGAGTTGATGATGCAGCTCCTCAGATACCCACAGGTGAACCAACACCTGCTGAAGTGGCCGtaaatgaaacagcaaaatcagaagacacacaaaaaccagTCACTGAAGAAGTGGTAAGCAGGGAACCCCCCGTAGAAGACCACACCAGTAAGGAGCCAAAAGAAAAAGATACATCCACAGAGCAGGTTCAGACTTCAGCCCCAGCTGAGCCAAAAGCTGAGGAGAAGGCAACAGAGCAGACAGCCACAGAAAACGCCACAAATGTCATTGTAGAAGATGTTAAGTGCAAAGAGGTGACATCACCAGCTACGACAACAGAGGCGACAGAGAAAGCAGTGAATGAAGAccagtga